A window from Bubalus kerabau isolate K-KA32 ecotype Philippines breed swamp buffalo chromosome 5, PCC_UOA_SB_1v2, whole genome shotgun sequence encodes these proteins:
- the LOC129652560 gene encoding putative olfactory receptor 10D3, whose product MKNCSEVTEFILLGIPHTEGLETLLFVLFLPFYACTLLGNMSILVTVLFSSRLHTPMYFFLGNLSVFDMSFSSVTCPKMLLYLMGLSPRISYKDCVSQLFFFHFLGSIECFLYTVMAYDRFTAICHPLRYAVIMSPRVCVALAVGTWLLGCVHSSVLTLLTFTLPYCGPNEVAHFFCDIPALLPLACADTSLAQRLSFTNVGLVSLVCFLLILVSYTRITISILWIPSAEGRRRAFSTCSAHLIAILCAYGPIITVYLQPTPNPMLGTVVQILMNLVGPMLNPLIYTLRNKEVKTALKKVLHRKNHVLVI is encoded by the coding sequence ATGAAGAACTGCTCTGAGGTGACTGAGTTCATCCTGTTGGGAATCCCGCACACGGAGGGGCTGGAGACTCTACTCTTTGTCCTGTTCTTGCCCTTCTATGCCTGCACCCTGCTGGGAAACATGTCGATCCTTGTAACTGTTCTTTTTTCCAGTCGCCTTCACACACCCATGTATTTTTTCCTGGGGAACTTGTCTGTGTTTGACATGAGTTTCTCCTCTGTGACCTGTCCTAAAATGCTGCTCTACCTCATGGGCCTGAGCCCACGTATTTCCTACAAGGACTGTGTCTCCCAGCTCTTCTTCTTCCATTTCCTCGGCAGCATTGAGTGTTTCTTGTACaccgtgatggcctatgaccgcttcaCCGCCATTTGTCACCCGCTGCGGTACGCAGTCATCATGAGCCCTAGAGTCTGCGTGGCCTTGGCTGTGGGCACGTGGCTGCTAGGATGTGTCCATTCCAGCGTCCTGACTTTGCTTACCTTCACCCTGCCATACTGTGGTCCCAATGAAGTGGCTCACTTCTTTTGTGATATTCCAGCACTCTTACCCTTGGCCTGTGCTGATACATCCTTGGCCCAGAGGCTGAGTTTCACTAACGTTGGCCTAGTATCTCTAGTCTGCTTTCTCCTAATCCTTGTGTCTTATACTCGGATCACCATCTCCATCTTGTGGATTCCATCAGCTGAGGGCCGTCGCCGGGCCTTCTCCACATGCAGTGCCCACCTCATCGCCATCCTCTGTGCCTATGGACCCATCATTACTGTCTACCTGCAGCCCACACCTAACCCCATGCTAGGAACCGTGGTGCAAATTCTGATGAATCTGGTGGGACCAATGCTGAACCCTTTAATCTACACCTTGAGgaataaagaagtaaaaacagCTCTGAAAAAAGTAttgcacaggaaaaaccatgttCTTGTGATTTAA
- the LOC129653784 gene encoding olfactory receptor 150-like has protein sequence MAAGNHSSVTEFILAGLTEHPGLQLPLFLLFLGIYVVTVVGNLVMIILIGLSSHLHTPMYYFLCSLSFIDLCQSTVITPKMLVSFVTEKNTISYPACMIQLFFFLVFVISESHMLAVMAYDRYVAICNPLLYNVTMSYQLCSCMVVGVYIMGLTGATAHTGCMLRVFFCEADVINHYFCDLFPLLELSCSSTYINEVVVLCFSAFNILIPILTILSSYIFIIFNILQIHSKESRSKSFSTCSSHIAAVAIFYGSAAFMYLQPSSVSSMDHGKVSSVFYTIIVPMLNPLIYSLRNKDVKIAFNKILEKRNFL, from the coding sequence ATGGCAGCAGGAAATCACTCCTCAGTGACTGAGTTCATCCTTGCTGGGTTAACAGAGCATCCAGGACTCCAgctgccccttttcctcctcttcctaggAATCTATGTGGTCACGGTGGTGGGAAACCTGGTCATGATCATACTGATTGGGCTCAGTTCTCacctgcacacccccatgtactattTCCTCTGCAGCTTGTCCTTCATTGACCTCTGTCAGTCCACTGTCATTACCCCCAAAATGCTGGTGAGCTTTGTGACAGAGAAGAATACTATCTCCTACCCAGCATGTATGATTCAACTCTTcttcttccttgtttttgttATATCAGAAAGTCATATGTTGGCTGTAATGGCATATGATCGCTATGTTGCCATCTGTAACcccttgctttacaatgtcaccATGTCTTATCAGCTCTGTTCTTGCATGGTAGTTGGGGTTTATATCATGGGCTTGACTGGTGCCACAGCTCACACAGGCTGCATGCTAAGAGTGTTTTTCTGTGAGGCTGATGTGATCAACCATTACTTCTGTGATCTTTTTCCTCTACTGGAGCTCTCCTGTTCCAGTACTTATATCAATGAGGTGGTAGTTTTGTGTTTCAGTGCATTTAATATCCTCATCCCAATCCTGACCATCCTCAGCTCCTACATCTTCATCATCTTCAACATCCTCCAAATTCACTCCAAGGAGAGCAGATCCAAATCCTTCAGCACATGCagctcccacattgcagctgtTGCTATCTTCTATGGATCTGCAGCGTTCATGTACCTGCAGCCTTCATCAGTCAGCAGCATGGATCATGGGAAAGTGTCCTCTGTGTTTTACACCATTATTGTGCCCATGCTGAATCCCCTGATCTACAGCCTGAGGAATAAAGATGTCAAAATTGCCTTCAATAAAATCCTTGAAAAAAGAAATTTCCTGTGA